GCAGCCTGATTTCGGCCTTTGTTTCAAGCCTCGGTCCTTGAGTCTGGATGTAAACGCCGCCGGAATGGACATGCATCCTGAGTTCTTTGCACAATGCAGTAATGTACTCTTTCATGCCTTCATGCATCTGAGGCACAATGAATTTCATTTCATTGTCAAAAAATGTTGATATATTCCAAAAGGATATAAAATCATCGGGTATGACAAATGTGCCAGGTTTAAATTTTAGTTTCAGGCTCCCAACAGAGTTTACAGACAAAACCTGCTTAACATTCATTTTTTTAAATGCCCAGATATTTGCTTTGTGATTAATTCGATGCGGAGGAACAGGCGGGCTGCCATGTCTCTGGATGAATAACGTATTATCTTTAATTTTTGCATTAATATCGCCGTAAGGAGTTTCT
This genomic window from Pseudomonadota bacterium contains:
- a CDS encoding MTAP family purine nucleoside phosphorylase; translation: MNGIIGGTSLLNSSIFAPWDEHRIETPYGDINAKIKDNTLFIQRHGSPPVPPHRINHKANIWAFKKMNVKQVLSVNSVGSLKLKFKPGTFVIPDDFISFWNISTFFDNEMKFIVPQMHEGMKEYITALCKELRMHVHSGGVYIQTQGPRLETKAEIRLLKRFGDIVGMTMASEAALCMEYEIPYSSLCSVDNYCNGIARIPLTMDEINTNWQKNMQSIEFLIKTIIEKDFA